The following coding sequences lie in one Deltaproteobacteria bacterium genomic window:
- the atpC gene encoding ATP synthase F1 subunit epsilon, whose protein sequence is MSLQLEIVTPKGSVISTSVEEVMLPGSNGEFGVLDGHIPLLAALRPGVVRFKSQGKEVRLAVSVGFAEVGANERVLVLTDNHAFPDQIELEAVYTELRDAEAALKEWAGGVEELDAEKAEWKEVPGHRELRIRADWAQARIDVKKSAAH, encoded by the coding sequence ATGTCGCTGCAGCTCGAGATCGTCACCCCCAAGGGCTCCGTGATCAGCACCTCGGTCGAAGAGGTGATGCTCCCCGGGAGTAACGGCGAGTTCGGCGTGCTCGACGGTCACATCCCGCTGCTCGCTGCGCTCCGCCCGGGCGTCGTGCGCTTCAAGTCCCAGGGCAAGGAGGTGCGACTGGCGGTGAGCGTGGGCTTCGCCGAGGTGGGAGCCAACGAACGCGTGCTGGTCCTCACCGACAACCACGCCTTCCCCGACCAGATCGAGCTCGAGGCGGTCTACACGGAGCTCCGCGACGCCGAGGCGGCGCTGAAGGAGTGGGCGGGGGGCGTGGAAGAGCTCGACGCCGAGAAGGCCGAGTGGAAGGAAGTCCCCGGCCATCGCGAGCTACGCATCCGCGCGGACTGGGCTCAGGCGCGGATCGACGTGAAGAAGAGCGCCGCGCACTGA
- the atpD gene encoding F0F1 ATP synthase subunit beta encodes MASIQSPSTGKSRGRVSQVMGPVVDVAFDADLPEIYTALTVTNPSISDRQENLVLEVAQHLGEHTVRTISMDSTDGLVRGMPVTNTGHGIRVPVGKEILGRILNVIGEPVDEGGPVSSTKSYEIHRPAPKFVNQSTKVETFVTGIKVIDLLAPYRKGGKIGLFGGAGVGKTVLLMELINNVGKKHGGYSVFAGVGERTREGNDLWHEMKESKVIDKVALIYGQMNEPPGARARVALSALAAAEYFRDEENQDVMLFIDNIFRFTQANSEVSALLGRIPSAVGYQPTLATDLGELQERITSTDKGSITSVQAIYVPADDLTDPAPATTFAHLDATTVLSRQIAELGIYPAVDPLDSTSTNLSPHVVGEEHYATARKVQQILQRYKDLQDIIAILGMDELSEEDKTTVARARRIQRFLSQPFTVAEAFTGQPGRFVDLKDTIAGFKELVDGRCDDWPEQAFYMVGNLDEARQRAEKIRAEA; translated from the coding sequence ATGGCAAGCATCCAGTCCCCCAGCACCGGAAAATCCCGCGGCCGCGTCAGCCAGGTGATGGGCCCGGTCGTCGACGTCGCCTTCGATGCCGACCTCCCCGAGATCTACACGGCCCTGACGGTGACGAACCCGTCCATCAGCGATCGCCAGGAGAATCTGGTGCTCGAGGTGGCCCAGCACCTCGGCGAGCACACGGTGCGCACCATCTCGATGGACAGCACCGACGGCCTGGTCCGCGGCATGCCGGTGACGAACACGGGCCACGGCATCCGGGTCCCTGTCGGCAAGGAGATCCTCGGCCGCATCCTGAACGTGATCGGCGAGCCCGTGGACGAAGGTGGCCCGGTCTCCTCCACCAAGTCCTACGAGATCCACCGACCGGCCCCCAAGTTCGTCAATCAGAGCACCAAGGTCGAGACCTTCGTCACCGGCATCAAGGTCATCGACCTGCTGGCTCCGTACCGCAAGGGCGGCAAGATCGGCCTCTTCGGCGGCGCGGGCGTGGGCAAGACCGTGCTCCTCATGGAGCTCATCAACAACGTCGGCAAGAAGCACGGCGGCTACTCCGTCTTTGCCGGCGTGGGAGAGCGCACCCGCGAGGGGAACGACCTCTGGCACGAGATGAAGGAGTCCAAGGTCATCGACAAGGTGGCGCTGATCTACGGCCAGATGAACGAGCCGCCCGGAGCCCGCGCGCGCGTCGCGCTGTCGGCCCTCGCCGCCGCCGAGTACTTCCGCGACGAAGAGAACCAGGACGTGATGCTCTTCATCGACAACATCTTCCGCTTCACGCAGGCGAACTCCGAGGTCTCGGCCCTCCTCGGCCGCATCCCGAGCGCGGTGGGCTACCAGCCGACCCTGGCCACCGACCTCGGCGAGCTCCAGGAGCGCATCACCTCCACGGACAAGGGCTCGATCACCTCGGTGCAGGCGATCTACGTTCCCGCCGACGACCTGACGGATCCCGCGCCGGCCACCACCTTCGCGCACCTCGACGCGACGACGGTGCTCTCGCGTCAGATCGCCGAGCTCGGCATCTACCCGGCCGTGGACCCGCTCGATTCGACCTCCACGAACCTGAGCCCGCACGTCGTCGGGGAGGAGCACTACGCGACGGCCCGCAAGGTCCAGCAGATCCTGCAGCGCTACAAGGACCTGCAGGACATCATCGCCATCCTCGGCATGGACGAGCTCTCCGAGGAGGACAAGACCACGGTGGCCCGGGCGCGCCGCATCCAGCGCTTTCTCTCGCAGCCCTTCACCGTGGCGGAGGCCTTCACCGGCCAGCCGGGGCGCTTCGTCGACCTCAAGGACACGATCGCGGGCTTCAAGGAGCTCGTGGACGGACGCTGCGACGACTGGCCCGAGCAGGCCTTCTACATGGTGGGCAACCTGGACGAGGCCCGGCAGCGCGCCGAGAAGATCAGGGCCGAGGCGTAG
- the atpG gene encoding ATP synthase F1 subunit gamma: MPSLKDIRRRIGSVKSTQKITRAMKLVAAAKLRRAQDNILAARPYAVKLHEMISELALRADAGDHPLLAVREPRRVMLVVLTSDRGLCGAFNTNTLRATERYRREHATTHEEILLSVVGRKGRDYLKYRNVDVHQYFPGVDVNTALDRARTISDGIIDEFLKSNLDMVYLLYNEFKSAMQQRITVEQLLPIVPMQLPEGHAAPVDFLYEPNKVELLETIMPMYVSVEVYRATLETTASEYGARMTAMENATNNASDMIGSLTLQYNKARQASITKELLEIVAGAEALKR; the protein is encoded by the coding sequence ATGCCCTCGCTGAAGGACATCCGGCGCCGCATCGGCTCGGTGAAGAGCACGCAGAAGATCACCCGGGCCATGAAGCTCGTGGCCGCCGCGAAGCTGCGCCGCGCCCAGGACAACATCCTGGCCGCCCGCCCCTACGCGGTGAAGCTCCACGAGATGATCAGCGAGCTCGCCCTGCGCGCCGACGCAGGAGATCACCCGTTGCTAGCCGTGCGCGAGCCGCGCCGCGTGATGCTCGTGGTGCTCACCTCCGACCGCGGGCTGTGCGGCGCGTTCAACACGAACACCCTGCGGGCCACCGAGCGGTATCGTCGCGAGCACGCCACGACCCACGAAGAGATCCTCCTCTCCGTCGTGGGCCGCAAGGGGCGCGACTACCTGAAGTACCGCAACGTGGACGTGCACCAGTACTTCCCCGGCGTGGATGTGAACACCGCGCTCGACCGGGCGCGCACGATCAGCGACGGGATCATCGACGAGTTCCTGAAGAGCAACCTGGACATGGTCTACTTGCTCTACAACGAGTTCAAGTCGGCCATGCAGCAGCGCATCACCGTCGAGCAGCTGCTGCCCATCGTGCCGATGCAGCTCCCGGAGGGGCACGCCGCGCCGGTGGACTTCCTCTACGAGCCGAACAAGGTGGAGCTCCTCGAGACGATCATGCCGATGTACGTGAGCGTGGAGGTCTACCGGGCCACGCTCGAGACGACCGCGTCGGAGTACGGCGCGCGCATGACGGCGATGGAGAACGCCACCAACAACGCCTCCGACATGATCGGCAGCCTGACGCTGCAGTACAACAAGGCCCGTCAGGCCTCGATCACGAAGGAGCTCCTGGAAATCGTGGCCGGCGCCGAGGCGCTCAAGCGCTAG
- a CDS encoding F0F1 ATP synthase subunit alpha, giving the protein MEIRAEEISDIIRKQIEDYDQKVSVMETGTVLTVGDGIARVYGLDGAMAGELLDFPHDVKGLILNLEEDNVGVALLGHDTLIKEGDTVKRTRRIAQVPVGQAIVGRVVNALGEPVDGRGPIDSKEFNKLEIKAPGIVKRKSVHQPLQTGLKAVDSMIPIGRGQRELIIGDRQVGKTALAIDTIINQKGGDVICIYVAIGQKQSTVAQVVQRLREAGAMEYTIVVLAGASESAPMQFLAPYTGVTVGEYFRDKGGHALVVYDDLSKHAVAYRQLSLLLRRPPGREAYPGDVFYLHSRLLERAAKLSDKEGAGSLTALPIIETQAGDVSAYIPTNVISITDGQIYLESDLFSSGQRPAVNAGLSVSRVGGAAQIKAMRKVGGQLRLQLAQYRELAAFAQFGSDLDKATQRQLTRGARMLEVLKQDQYVPMAVEQQVLVLYAGAQGILDEIPTSMVKAFEKEVLAWLDKLHPEYLREIRETKDISTELDGKLKQALTTFSKEFATHHNLS; this is encoded by the coding sequence ATGGAAATCCGCGCCGAAGAAATCAGCGACATCATCCGCAAGCAGATCGAGGACTACGACCAGAAGGTCTCCGTGATGGAGACCGGCACGGTGCTCACCGTCGGTGACGGCATCGCGCGCGTCTACGGCCTCGACGGAGCGATGGCGGGCGAGCTGCTCGACTTCCCGCACGACGTCAAGGGCCTCATCCTCAATCTGGAAGAGGACAACGTCGGCGTGGCGCTCCTCGGCCACGACACGCTGATCAAGGAGGGCGACACGGTCAAGCGCACCCGCCGCATCGCGCAGGTGCCGGTGGGACAGGCGATCGTGGGCCGGGTGGTCAACGCCCTCGGCGAGCCGGTGGACGGCCGCGGTCCGATCGACTCCAAGGAGTTCAACAAGCTCGAGATCAAGGCCCCGGGCATCGTCAAGCGCAAGAGCGTGCACCAGCCGCTCCAGACCGGCCTGAAGGCCGTCGATTCGATGATCCCGATCGGCCGCGGCCAGCGCGAGCTGATCATCGGTGACCGCCAGGTGGGCAAGACGGCGCTCGCCATCGACACGATCATCAACCAGAAGGGCGGCGACGTGATCTGCATCTACGTCGCCATCGGCCAGAAACAGTCCACGGTGGCCCAGGTGGTGCAGCGCCTCCGCGAGGCCGGGGCGATGGAGTACACCATCGTGGTCCTCGCCGGCGCCTCGGAGTCCGCGCCGATGCAGTTCCTCGCCCCGTACACGGGCGTCACGGTCGGCGAGTACTTCCGCGACAAGGGCGGGCACGCGCTGGTGGTCTACGACGACCTCTCGAAGCACGCGGTGGCCTACCGGCAGCTCTCGCTCCTCCTGCGGCGGCCGCCCGGACGCGAGGCCTACCCGGGGGACGTCTTCTACCTGCACAGCCGCCTCCTCGAGCGCGCCGCCAAGCTCTCCGACAAAGAGGGTGCGGGGTCGCTCACGGCGCTGCCGATCATCGAGACCCAGGCGGGGGACGTTTCGGCCTACATCCCGACCAACGTCATCTCGATCACCGACGGGCAGATCTACCTCGAGAGTGACCTCTTCTCCTCGGGCCAGCGCCCGGCCGTGAACGCCGGTCTCTCCGTCTCGCGCGTGGGCGGCGCGGCCCAGATCAAGGCCATGCGCAAGGTGGGCGGCCAGCTTCGCCTCCAGCTCGCGCAGTACCGCGAGCTCGCGGCCTTCGCGCAGTTCGGCTCCGACCTCGACAAGGCCACCCAGCGCCAGCTCACCCGCGGCGCACGCATGCTCGAGGTACTCAAGCAGGACCAGTACGTGCCGATGGCGGTCGAGCAGCAGGTCCTCGTCCTCTACGCCGGCGCGCAGGGCATTCTCGATGAGATCCCGACCTCCATGGTCAAGGCCTTCGAGAAGGAGGTGCTGGCCTGGCTGGACAAGCTGCACCCGGAGTATCTGCGCGAGATCCGCGAGACGAAGGACATCTCGACCGAGCTGGATGGCAAGCTGAAGCAGGCCCTGACGACCTTCAGCAAAGAGTTCGCCACCCACCACAACCTGAGCTAG
- the atpH gene encoding ATP synthase F1 subunit delta has translation MNGGSIPRRYAKALLSLAVSQNRAEAIGAEVARVAKLLEHKELRDTLAVPTIPISKRKAILEQLVSRLAPSPVVRSFVLLLADRNRVGFLPDISREYAALADTHAGRIRAEVTSARPLDAASANELKATLERRTGKQVLLAQKTDPSLIAGLVTKVGSTVYDGSVRTRLDEMRTALLAGRQ, from the coding sequence GTGAACGGAGGCAGCATCCCACGCCGCTACGCCAAAGCCCTCCTCTCCCTGGCCGTGTCCCAGAACCGCGCCGAGGCGATCGGCGCCGAGGTGGCCCGCGTCGCCAAGCTCCTCGAGCACAAGGAGCTCCGCGACACGCTGGCCGTCCCCACCATCCCCATCTCCAAGCGCAAGGCGATCCTCGAGCAGCTCGTGAGCCGGCTCGCGCCGTCCCCCGTCGTGCGGAGCTTCGTCCTGCTCCTCGCCGACCGGAACCGCGTCGGCTTCCTGCCCGACATCAGCCGGGAGTACGCCGCCCTCGCGGACACGCACGCGGGTCGCATTCGCGCCGAGGTCACCTCCGCCCGCCCGCTCGACGCGGCCAGCGCAAACGAGCTCAAAGCGACGCTGGAACGCCGCACGGGCAAGCAGGTGCTCCTCGCGCAAAAGACGGATCCCTCTCTCATCGCCGGCCTCGTGACCAAGGTCGGCTCGACCGTGTACGACGGGAGCGTTCGCACCCGACTGGACGAGATGCGCACCGCGCTGCTCGCGGGCCGCCAGTAG